In Dyadobacter subterraneus, a single genomic region encodes these proteins:
- the moaCB gene encoding bifunctional molybdenum cofactor biosynthesis protein MoaC/MoaB, with protein sequence MVDITHKTNTLRIATAQAIVQVSKPETIAAIQNKTVPKGDVFEMAKAAGLLAVKKTPDLLPDCHPIPIEYTGVIYRIEELTIVIELTVKTIYKTGVEVEAMHGASVVALTLYDMLKPIDKGVEIRNIKLLEKKGGKSDRKAIPENLKTAVIVCSDSISKGIGEDKSGRKIIEKLDLLGIEVNDYSIIPDNKNTIQEKIKSLCGLSYQLILITGGTGLSPRDVTPEAVSELIEREIPGIAETARQYGQERIPTSMLSRSVAGLIGETLVLTMPGSTGGVTEYMDALFPHVLHVFSVMEGNKH encoded by the coding sequence ATGGTTGATATTACCCATAAAACCAATACGTTAAGGATTGCAACAGCGCAGGCAATAGTTCAGGTCAGTAAACCGGAAACAATTGCCGCGATTCAAAACAAGACTGTTCCCAAAGGTGATGTTTTTGAAATGGCAAAAGCCGCCGGATTACTGGCAGTAAAAAAAACACCGGATTTATTACCGGATTGCCACCCGATTCCCATTGAATATACCGGCGTAATTTATAGAATTGAGGAATTGACGATTGTTATTGAATTGACAGTCAAAACAATTTATAAAACAGGTGTTGAAGTTGAGGCCATGCATGGCGCATCCGTTGTGGCACTTACACTTTATGACATGCTGAAACCGATTGACAAAGGTGTTGAGATCCGGAATATCAAATTGTTGGAGAAAAAAGGCGGGAAAAGCGACAGAAAAGCAATTCCTGAAAATTTGAAAACCGCGGTAATTGTTTGTTCTGACAGTATTTCAAAAGGTATTGGTGAAGATAAATCGGGAAGAAAAATTATTGAAAAACTGGATTTGCTTGGGATTGAAGTGAATGATTACAGCATCATTCCAGATAATAAAAATACGATTCAGGAGAAAATAAAAAGTCTTTGTGGGTTATCTTATCAATTGATATTAATAACCGGAGGAACCGGATTGTCGCCAAGAGATGTTACTCCCGAAGCTGTCAGTGAATTAATTGAGAGGGAAATTCCGGGAATCGCTGAAACGGCCAGACAATATGGACAGGAAAGAATTCCTACTTCCATGTTATCAAGATCGGTTGCAGGTTTGATAGGAGAGACACTGGTTTTAACAATGCCGGGAAGCACTGGAGGCGTAACTGAATATATGGATGCACTATTTCCGCACGTCCTTCATGTTTTTAGTGTTATGGAAGGAAACAAACATTAA
- a CDS encoding molybdenum cofactor biosynthesis protein MoaE — MDKLHKPKKVFVPGAISPQFVADSIAKHQSKVNIGAHAIFLGQIRADEKEEGFVTGIEYSAYEEMAEQTFHEIREDAFSKFDLICMHIYHSIGLVPTGEISLFVFVSSAHRRAAFEASEYIVEQIKTKVPIFGKELVGPAGEYIWKENK; from the coding sequence ATGGATAAACTTCATAAACCTAAAAAAGTATTCGTTCCGGGTGCCATCAGTCCTCAGTTTGTCGCAGATTCAATTGCTAAACACCAAAGCAAAGTGAATATTGGTGCACATGCCATTTTTCTTGGACAAATCCGGGCGGATGAAAAGGAAGAAGGTTTCGTAACCGGAATCGAATATTCGGCTTATGAAGAAATGGCAGAACAGACTTTTCATGAAATCCGGGAAGACGCGTTTTCAAAATTTGACCTGATTTGTATGCATATTTATCACAGTATCGGACTTGTGCCAACGGGTGAAATCAGTCTTTTTGTATTTGTTTCCTCAGCCCATCGTCGTGCGGCTTTTGAAGCGTCCGAATATATTGTTGAACAAATAAAAACCAAGGTTCCGATTTTTGGAAAAGAACTGGTAGGGCCAGCCGGAGAATATATCTGGAAAGAAAATAAGTAA
- a CDS encoding MoaD/ThiS family protein — protein sequence MSINILYFGMLAEISGQAKESFPGKENMTVKDLKEQLFEKYPQLREKKFKVAINQKIGDDGMIIPSSAEIALLPPFAGG from the coding sequence ATGAGTATCAATATTTTATATTTTGGCATGTTGGCAGAAATCTCGGGGCAAGCCAAAGAATCTTTTCCTGGGAAAGAAAACATGACAGTAAAAGATTTGAAAGAGCAGCTGTTTGAAAAATATCCACAACTGCGTGAAAAAAAATTTAAAGTGGCTATTAATCAAAAAATTGGGGACGATGGGATGATTATTCCATCATCAGCAGAAATTGCATTATTACCACCATTTGCCGGAGGTTGA
- a CDS encoding molybdopterin molybdotransferase MoeA yields the protein MVTVAEAKRRITENTIALSTEVKTVQEASGYVLAKDVLATFSLPSFRQSSMDGYAVLHTDITNENISLPVVSESKAGGTSKLSLEPGTAIRIFTGAPVPAGATAVIMQERTSVENGVVMIKEFPVAENLNVRNVGQQIREGDIALSAASYLSAGAIGFLTGLNVQEVEVFRKPKIGILVTGDELVKTGEELGDGQVYESNSAMLVAALTKEGINDVEVFYAQDDLTSTINSLELLAIRNDVVIATGGVSVGDYDYVGKALESIEAETIFYKVRQKPGKPLLFAKTKGNHFYALPGNPASSLVCFYEYVLPALRLMSGRNDNFLPSFKLPISHAYSFNGERDEFLKASVSNAQVTSLEGQESFALRSFAVANALIYLPVTQQNVYAGDLVEVHLLPL from the coding sequence ATGGTCACAGTAGCAGAAGCTAAAAGAAGAATTACGGAGAACACAATTGCGTTGTCCACAGAAGTAAAGACTGTGCAGGAAGCCTCAGGTTATGTATTAGCGAAAGATGTCCTCGCGACTTTTTCTCTGCCTTCTTTCAGACAATCGTCCATGGACGGTTATGCTGTTTTGCATACCGATATTACCAATGAAAATATTTCTCTTCCCGTTGTTTCAGAATCAAAAGCGGGAGGAACTTCGAAGCTTTCTCTGGAACCTGGAACAGCCATCAGAATATTTACCGGAGCCCCTGTGCCTGCTGGTGCTACGGCGGTAATCATGCAGGAACGTACGTCAGTGGAAAATGGGGTTGTGATGATAAAAGAATTTCCTGTTGCCGAAAATCTGAATGTCAGAAATGTAGGACAGCAGATCCGGGAAGGCGACATTGCCTTATCTGCAGCAAGTTATCTGTCAGCCGGAGCAATTGGTTTTTTGACAGGATTGAATGTTCAGGAGGTCGAAGTATTTCGTAAACCAAAAATTGGAATTCTGGTAACCGGTGACGAGCTTGTCAAAACGGGTGAGGAATTAGGTGACGGACAAGTTTATGAGTCAAATTCGGCCATGCTTGTTGCTGCCTTAACTAAGGAAGGGATCAATGATGTGGAAGTTTTTTACGCACAAGATGATTTAACATCAACAATCAATAGTCTTGAATTACTGGCGATTCGGAATGATGTCGTGATTGCCACTGGCGGTGTTTCAGTAGGTGACTATGATTATGTTGGGAAAGCGCTGGAGTCGATAGAAGCTGAGACGATTTTTTACAAAGTCAGACAAAAACCCGGGAAACCTTTATTATTTGCTAAGACTAAGGGAAATCATTTTTACGCATTACCAGGAAATCCGGCTTCGTCTCTTGTTTGTTTTTATGAATATGTCTTGCCCGCATTAAGATTGATGTCGGGGAGAAACGATAACTTTTTACCTTCATTCAAGCTGCCGATTTCTCATGCCTATTCTTTTAACGGAGAAAGGGATGAATTTTTGAAAGCAAGTGTTTCTAATGCACAGGTAACTTCTCTGGAAGGACAGGAATCTTTTGCTTTGCGTTCTTTTGCAGTGGCCAATGCATTAATTTATTTGCCGGTAACTCAACAAAATGTTTACGCAGGCGATCTGGTGGAGGTACATTTATTGCCTTTGTAA
- a CDS encoding lytic transglycosylase domain-containing protein, whose product MKSELTINSNLLAINFCGEKVPLTEMRIAERYQNMIRNYDTDSFRKLMTSAEKRMRIIEPILKKYGVPSDFKYIPIIESAMSHEATSHRGARGYWQLMPATAKSLGLTVNGTVDDRKHLVKSTHAAGKYLKGLHRQLGSWTLVAAAYNAGPTHIQHRMNSQNKDDYFKLRLNAETTKYIYKILAVKEWFSNPKRSKEWGSGDVLDKMVQIREEKKLSELKPDSKQLARVATDS is encoded by the coding sequence ATGAAGTCTGAACTAACAATCAACTCCAACCTTCTTGCCATCAATTTTTGTGGCGAAAAGGTACCTCTTACGGAAATGCGCATAGCCGAGCGGTACCAGAACATGATCAGAAATTACGACACCGATTCCTTTCGTAAACTGATGACGAGCGCAGAAAAAAGGATGCGAATTATTGAACCCATCCTGAAAAAGTACGGAGTGCCTTCCGACTTCAAATACATTCCAATCATAGAAAGTGCCATGAGCCACGAAGCTACCTCACACAGAGGAGCAAGGGGATACTGGCAATTAATGCCCGCAACAGCCAAATCACTTGGCTTAACCGTAAATGGAACGGTTGACGATCGCAAACATCTAGTTAAATCCACTCACGCAGCAGGTAAGTATTTAAAAGGACTTCACCGCCAGCTTGGTTCATGGACACTTGTAGCCGCTGCCTACAATGCAGGACCAACGCACATCCAGCACCGAATGAACTCACAAAATAAAGATGACTATTTTAAGCTTCGGTTAAACGCAGAAACAACTAAGTACATTTATAAAATATTAGCAGTAAAAGAGTGGTTTTCCAATCCTAAAAGAAGCAAGGAATGGGGCAGCGGAGATGTTTTGGATAAAATGGTGCAAATAAGGGAAGAGAAAAAACTTTCTGAATTGAAACCGGATTCAAAACAATTGGCAAGAGTAGCAACTGATTCTTAA
- a CDS encoding peptidylprolyl isomerase: protein MTKAEMITDKGTMLIEFYDKETPIAVKNFVDLSKKGFYDGLTFHRVIPDFMIQGGDPQGTGRGGPGYTIKCEVKADKQYHDRGVLSMAHAGRDTGGSQFFICHSRNNTAHLDGNHTCFGKVVEGVDTVDLIRQGDKIQKITIIEEEA from the coding sequence ATGACAAAGGCCGAAATGATCACCGATAAAGGTACCATGCTTATCGAATTTTATGATAAGGAGACACCGATTGCTGTGAAAAACTTTGTAGATCTTTCTAAAAAAGGATTTTATGATGGACTTACATTCCACCGCGTTATTCCTGATTTCATGATTCAGGGCGGAGATCCTCAGGGAACAGGACGCGGAGGTCCGGGATACACAATTAAATGTGAAGTGAAAGCTGATAAACAATATCACGACCGTGGCGTTCTTTCGATGGCACACGCAGGACGTGATACAGGTGGATCTCAATTTTTTATCTGCCATAGCCGTAACAATACTGCTCATTTGGACGGAAACCATACTTGCTTTGGCAAAGTGGTTGAAGGCGTTGATACAGTAGATTTAATCCGTCAGGGAGATAAAATTCAGAAAATTACAATCATTGAAGAAGAAGCATAA